The Paenibacillus beijingensis nucleotide sequence GCAGCCGCAGCATGTGGCCGGCGTTTTCCGTCCCCATCCGGTACACCTGCCCGGCCGTGATGCACGTGCCGTCCAGACGGGCCACCTTCTGCAGCAGCGCACACATGCGCATTTCTTCGTAGACACTGATCCGGTTGTTGCTGCAGCCGCCGTCGGTGCCGAGCGCCACGTTGACGCCCGCCTTCACGAGGTCGGGAATGCGGGTGATCCCGTCGGCGAGAAACATATTGCTCGACGGGCAATAAGCGAGCGAGCCGCGGCGCGCTCCGATTAATTCTACTTCGGAATCGTCCAGCCATACAAGATGGATCGCGATCATCCGCTCGTCGAGAACGCCGAGCGAATCGAGATAATGAATCGGGCGAAGGCCGTAATCGCGCAGCGTCTCCTCCACCTCGAACATTTCCTCCGCCACATGAATATGGAACGGCGTATCGAGCTCGACGGCCAGACGGTGTCCGGCTTTAATCATCTCCGGCGAAGCCGCGTGCAGGCTGTGCGGAGCGGGATGAACCGTCACCATCGGATTGCCTTGGTATTTCTTCGCCAGCGCCCGCGTCCGCTCCACCGCATCCGGCACCGTTTCCCGGTAAGCGGGCGGAGCGCCGTCCCAGTCGTACATCGTGCGCGCAAAAACGAGGCGGATGCCAAGGTCTTTCGCCGCCTGAATGACAGCTTCGTCGTATGCGGTACCCCCGTTGTGTACATAAAAGAAATCGCTGACCGTCGTCACTCCGTAGCGGAGCATCTCGCCGAATGCCAGCAGCGCCCCGGTATAAACCGCTTCTTCGTCCAGCAGCGGCGTATATTTGTACAGCGCCTGATCGCGCCATTCGAGAAACGGCTTGTCGATCGCGATGCCGCGCAGCAGACTCTGAAAGGAATGGTTATGCGCATTGACCGTGCCGGGAACGATCGCCTGCCCTTCCCAGTGGACCCGGTCCGCATTCGGGTAACGGTGCAGCAAGTCTTCGGCGTCGCCCGTATCGGTGATCATTCCGTTTTCGACCAGCAATGCGCCTTGTTTTTGAAAAGCGCCGTTTAAATAGACATAATCGGCCAGGTACAGCTCCGCCATTACAAAATCCCCCTTAACTGTTGACCCATCGGCTGATTGCAAACCGCAAGCATGCCCCCAGCTTAAATATTCATCATTTATTTCAGCTCTTCATCCAGCGCCAAAATCGCATGCAGCAGCACATTGGCAACTTTCTCGATATCGTGAGTCCGGCTTTCCTCTTCGGGACAGTGGCTTTTTCCATCGAGGCTCGGCACAAACAGCATGCAGGAGCG carries:
- a CDS encoding amidohydrolase family protein, which produces MAELYLADYVYLNGAFQKQGALLVENGMITDTGDAEDLLHRYPNADRVHWEGQAIVPGTVNAHNHSFQSLLRGIAIDKPFLEWRDQALYKYTPLLDEEAVYTGALLAFGEMLRYGVTTVSDFFYVHNGGTAYDEAVIQAAKDLGIRLVFARTMYDWDGAPPAYRETVPDAVERTRALAKKYQGNPMVTVHPAPHSLHAASPEMIKAGHRLAVELDTPFHIHVAEEMFEVEETLRDYGLRPIHYLDSLGVLDERMIAIHLVWLDDSEVELIGARRGSLAYCPSSNMFLADGITRIPDLVKAGVNVALGTDGGCSNNRISVYEEMRMCALLQKVARLDGTCITAGQVYRMGTENAGHMLRLPVGTLEAGKCADFNGIDLHDLSLAPRNELFANMVYAMQPGAITNVVVAGRSVFDKTGIRTVSEREIGRKVELLFEKWSKIS